In one Methanothermobacter sp. genomic region, the following are encoded:
- the nrdD gene encoding anaerobic ribonucleoside-triphosphate reductase, producing the protein MIDDSRLLAAIPTKAETCVLKNNGIREKFSHEKLVKSLLNLGASLWTSENVASEVARSVYNGITTKEIKILVYDALKKVDEELADRYLAANRMRVRTSRDRIETFDQKKIEENLVREAGASKEVAREIASDVWRELKKLNVEYLTAPMIREVVNTKLIEHGLETLRRRYTRLGIPVYNITNLIENGSRDNANMIHNPETVHKYVADEALKQYALLHILPSRLADAHMSGDIHIHDLEFFAARPLNCLQHDLRLFIRHGLRVDGTGDHTSVAGPPKHLETLMNHAGEIMLASQQNMSGGQAMSLWNVFVAPFASGLPYEKIKQAVQMFIFNLNMAYAARGSQVPFTSINLEFGVPEFLEDEPAYGPRGEHVGVYGDFAEEARLLTRAFTEVLLEGDADGKPHLFPNTIYTIRRETLKGEFHEELGLVHELASKYGTAYFINMLADYRGEMANYMGCRTSLADNWTGNWEEDCLRTGNLAYITLNLPRVAYQSRDDDELFEYLDEYIDMAVEVLKIRREQALHCLDDYHLLPFLSQEIDGERYYRIENATMSFGFTGLNEMLEYHLGSGIEDPESNRFGLRVVEHINERAAELKKETGWRWSVLQTPAESTAHRFAMLDHEHYPEEAVLQGTKGAYYYTNSSHTPVDAEVDIVQKIKIEEKYHPLTPGGHIFNAWLGEAKPDPAALEGLTRKICRSSDIGFWAYSNALSFCLRCKTLMRGLQDSCARCGERDDVEWYDRITGYVQQVGRAKSSSGGWNRGKQQELLDRRRINI; encoded by the coding sequence GTGATTGATGATTCACGTCTTCTGGCTGCCATACCAACAAAGGCAGAAACATGCGTACTGAAAAATAATGGTATAAGGGAAAAATTCAGCCATGAAAAACTTGTAAAATCCCTCCTGAACCTGGGGGCCAGCCTATGGACCTCCGAAAATGTGGCCTCAGAGGTTGCAAGGTCAGTCTATAATGGAATAACCACTAAGGAGATAAAGATCCTGGTTTATGATGCCCTCAAGAAGGTTGATGAGGAACTGGCAGACAGGTACCTTGCAGCCAACAGAATGAGGGTGAGAACATCCAGGGACAGGATAGAAACCTTTGACCAGAAAAAGATTGAGGAGAACCTTGTAAGGGAGGCCGGGGCCTCTAAGGAGGTTGCAAGGGAAATAGCATCTGATGTCTGGAGGGAACTCAAGAAACTCAACGTGGAGTACCTCACAGCCCCGATGATAAGGGAGGTCGTGAACACCAAACTCATAGAACACGGCCTTGAAACCCTCCGGAGGAGGTACACACGTCTCGGTATCCCCGTCTACAACATAACAAACCTCATAGAGAATGGCTCCAGGGACAACGCCAACATGATCCACAACCCCGAGACCGTCCATAAGTACGTGGCTGACGAGGCCCTCAAACAGTATGCACTTCTCCACATACTACCATCGAGGCTTGCAGACGCCCACATGTCAGGGGACATACACATACATGACCTTGAATTCTTCGCTGCAAGGCCCCTTAACTGTCTACAGCATGACCTCAGGCTCTTCATAAGGCACGGCCTCCGGGTGGACGGTACAGGTGACCATACCTCGGTGGCAGGACCACCAAAGCATCTGGAGACACTCATGAACCATGCAGGGGAGATAATGCTGGCATCCCAGCAGAACATGTCAGGGGGCCAGGCAATGAGCCTCTGGAACGTCTTCGTGGCACCCTTCGCCTCTGGACTTCCCTATGAGAAGATCAAACAGGCTGTCCAGATGTTCATATTCAACCTCAACATGGCCTACGCTGCTAGGGGCAGCCAGGTGCCATTCACAAGTATAAACCTTGAGTTCGGGGTCCCTGAGTTCCTTGAGGATGAACCCGCCTATGGACCTAGGGGTGAGCATGTGGGTGTGTACGGTGACTTTGCAGAGGAGGCGAGGTTACTGACAAGGGCGTTCACAGAGGTACTCCTTGAGGGGGATGCAGATGGCAAACCCCACCTCTTCCCCAACACCATCTACACCATAAGGCGGGAGACACTGAAGGGTGAATTCCATGAGGAACTTGGACTGGTCCATGAACTGGCATCCAAGTACGGGACAGCCTACTTCATAAACATGCTGGCAGATTACCGGGGTGAGATGGCCAACTACATGGGCTGCAGGACGAGCCTGGCGGATAACTGGACAGGTAACTGGGAGGAGGACTGCCTCAGGACAGGTAACCTTGCCTACATAACCCTGAACCTCCCAAGGGTGGCATACCAGTCCAGGGATGACGATGAACTCTTCGAGTACCTTGATGAGTACATTGACATGGCGGTGGAGGTCCTGAAGATAAGGAGGGAACAGGCACTCCACTGTCTGGATGACTACCACCTTCTACCATTCCTATCCCAGGAGATAGATGGTGAGCGCTACTACAGGATAGAGAATGCCACAATGAGCTTTGGATTCACAGGACTCAATGAGATGCTGGAGTACCACCTGGGCTCCGGTATAGAGGACCCTGAATCCAACAGGTTCGGCCTGAGGGTTGTGGAACACATAAATGAACGCGCAGCTGAACTCAAGAAGGAGACAGGCTGGAGGTGGAGCGTGCTCCAGACACCTGCTGAGTCCACTGCCCACAGGTTCGCGATGCTGGACCATGAGCACTACCCTGAGGAGGCGGTGCTCCAGGGTACCAAGGGTGCATACTATTACACCAATTCAAGCCACACACCCGTGGATGCAGAGGTGGATATTGTACAGAAGATAAAGATCGAGGAGAAGTACCACCCCCTCACACCGGGAGGCCACATATTCAACGCCTGGCTCGGCGAGGCAAAACCCGACCCGGCCGCACTTGAGGGCCTCACACGAAAAATCTGCAGAAGCAGTGACATAGGATTCTGGGCCTACAGCAACGCCCTTAGCTTCTGTCTCAGGTGCAAGACCCTCATGAGGGGGCTTCAGGATTCCTGTGCCCGCTGCGGTGAAAGGGATGATGTTGAATGGTATGACCGGATCACAGGTTACGTGCAGCAGGTCGGAAGGGCCAAGTCCTCAAGCGGTGGCTGGAACAGGGGTAAACAGCAGGAACTTCTGGATAGGAGGAGAATAAATATCTGA